The genome window AATTTGCTTTCTAATATGTCATTTCATTAACATAAATATGGTTCAACAAGCTTTTTCCAATTTACTTTGGTAATTTACACGTTGTATTTCTTTtgactatttttcttttgattgttCAATGCCTTTTGATCACATGCGACAAAATATAATTTGggtaaaaatttgaatttgaatttattgtatATCTCATTGATCATATTAATAAAtgcttatattattttttatgagaaaaaaagtacCAAGTGTTTACTTTTTATGGGAAGAATTTGGATATGTTCAAATGTTATAATTGATATTTAGGTAAAATATTAGACTATGAGAACTTGGTTAGGaatctcaatttatttttaatttgtaattatatACAACATCTCTATATTTCTTGAGATGCCATTATCTTCTGCACTTTGCATCCTTGGAATGGGACGTTGGgaaaaaaaactagaaatatttattgtttatttataagtttttcttcTACATAGTGGAATAtgatactataaattttttttttataagtaatctTTGGCctgaaaaaaaatgacaatattaCAGACGAGCCCCAAAAACTTGAAGTGGAGAGAATGAGTAGTTACCTATTGACGGTGCTGACAAAGAAACAAGAGGTGGACACAATCATCAGAGACACCATTGACAAGGTCCCTGTCCTCCGCTTTGGCCGTGCTTCTGATCCTGTCTGCCTTCAACTTGACAACGTTGTATgccacttctctctctctctctctctctctttgagtttttatttattctaaatattATGAAGTGAATGAactcaatttgtttttctcaaTGCAGCTTTCTAAATCTGCTCGGGAGGTATCCAAATTTGCAAGTGTAGCACTTGTAGATATTGATTCCAATGAAATTCAAGTTTATGTCAAGTATTTTGACATTACTTTCATACCTTCAacagttttctttttcaatgcTCATCACATGAAAATGGATTTTGGGTACATGGATTACCTTCCACcctcttcttattttttgattgttgttattatttatttatttattttgaagaaaacacTAGGTTGGATATTGTGATTGTATATAACTATTTGAGTACATGGATTATCTTCCAGGAATGTAATTATACATATGATGACTGTTTTCTTGTTCGTtgtttgttataaaaaattattccaaCAACTGAGTTGGATGTCTAAAAAACCCTTTCTAATGTTGCTGACTAGTAGtatttttatcatatattttgaaCTATAAACTGTGAGTTCTTGTAATTGATGTGTGTGATtcgttttctcttcttttttttctttttctttttctttttttaaaaaataattaagagcAGTGCTTTTATGAAGTACCTTCCCTGTACTAGACTAATTTCAATACACGTACAatgaagtaaaataaaattaaagggaaaatggattttcatatttcattttagtcctgttatatttcttttagtttGCTTAGACTTGTAAGTTTCATGTGAAACATGGTGATTGGGCTTCTGGAAGATGAGTGGAACAGTTAACTAGATCTCTTGCACTTGAATTTCAAACAAAGTTTGCATCAAGATCTCCTTTTAATTGGAATTTCACAAACATGTTACAATTTCCTTCCCTAAATTAGTTTGCAGTAATTTCTTTTGAGCTACTGTGGAATTTTATTCTTACAATAGTCTCCATCACATTGTATTTTTGTATGCAATGGGTGAATATGTGTAGGTATTATAATGTTATGAATTTTACCATACATTGCAAATATTTGATCACGCCCTTGAAGAATGATAATATGTTTCTAAACTAAAATTATAAGCTAAATGGCTTGTATTCTGAAAATGATTTCATGCAGCTAAGAATTTAGGGCAATAAAATCTCTGATTCTTGTGTTAATTTTCCTTGGTTGGCAGTACTGCAGATCACACTAAATGGGTTGGTGCATTTCACAAGAAGCAGGATTTTGTTGATGTTGTAGAGGTATATGTAGCTCCTCAGAAACTGAATGATTTTAAGGCTGTCAGTTATATAAATTGCTAGTCTTTCCATTGGAgtgaaaaatcattttcttttttatgcttGTGTGAAACTAGTCTGCCTTGTTACTGTAACAATTTTAAGCTGCTTCCAATCTCCATTAGCACATGCATAAATGTAATTCTTCATAGGTTTTGTTGTGAGTTACCTTGCCTTGCAGTGACATCAATATCCCGAAGACCTTTTCTTTTCACCAATCCTTTGTAGAGTTAATTGCAAGACTATGTCCTCTGTTCTGAATCATGATTTTGCAGCAAAgtttattttaagtattttcttTTGAGCAATAGAGGTGGAGTACTTGAAAATTTATACTACAACTATGATCTTATCAATGGTATCTCGGGTGCTGAATCAATGTGGGAAAGACTTTTGTTGCTTAAAATGATGAGGCAAGGGGAAAAATTTCTTTTCAGCTGTTGATATTGGACacttgaaaattaaaagttGGAGGTGTTTTTGGTGCTAGATTAATATGGGAAAACTTTACAGACTAAATTGATGAGGCAAGCATCAGCCCTAGCAGTTAATATTTGTTGTTGCCCTGGCATATGGCCTACAGCATAACTCTCCCGCAatagaaaaaatgtgtaatgtGACAAGAAGTACATTGCTGTATGGTTGTGTGGAAAGTCTGGTATATCTTTGGGCAACATTGCAGAATTAGTGGTAGCATTTCTTTCTTCACATCTTTATTTAAAACGTTGTGGTAATTAACTTTAGTAGGACAAGAAATGTTACTCTTCGGTCAATGGCAAATCTGGGTCACCTTTAGGAAACATTGCAACTCTATTGTTCTTTataacactttttatttttttaaaactatttgtCTTAATGATTTCTTATGTAATGCACTCCTTGCTTGTATAAAGGATAATATGCAAATAACTTTCATCTTGTAAATGATTGATGCTTCGAGATGTTTGTATGATTCAAGGATGCATAATGTTTTTTCCTGTCTTAACGTTCTTGTATGCAATATATAGAGGGGCCATGAAAGGCAAGCTGATAGTGAGTTGCCCTCTGCCACCAGAGCGAATACCAAAGTATCAATTGTTATACAAGGATGTATAAAAGGTGAATTAGCCTTACACTTGGCAATCAGACAATCATAAGCTCATTGCGTGTTGTCCTGTAAGGGTGGTTCACTTAATTTTGTCAACTCATAATTGTCTTTTTTACTTCTTGCTCTGTTAGAAAAGGGCTAACAGCAGCACCAAAAACAGCTAACAAACCCTTCTGAGAGCAGAGCTCACATTTGGCAGATTGCCAAAAGAGAATAGGTAACTGGAGTTACACTAAGACCCCATTTAGCTAAGGCATTGGCAGCTTTGTTGAAGATGCGGTGAATCCGACAGAATACGGGAGCATCTAGCTGACCTGCATAAAATAACTATATGGTGCACAGCTTTGAGGTGAAATCAGAAATACTTGATGAAGTTTTTCTGCTATCCTATATGGTATACACAGTGGCCTAAAGAATACAAAGTTTATTTGTCCTTCTTTTCATAGAAATGTAATATGTAGAGAGATTCTTTTGTAGAATGGAATTATAATGCTTGTATGTTTCATATATGTTCACTGTATTCGATAACAGAGACACAAAACATGAACATTAGCAATCTCGATATTACTTTCCAATGCCTCTCTTTATCGTTCAGCTAGGCATAGAGTCTGACCACGATAGATCTTTCTCACAACCATTTGACAGGTCAGATTATTTCCAGTCACTAGAATGAGATTCAGGGTCTAGTGGACCTGAATTTGTGTCACAATTCAATCGAAGGGAGTATTCCAATGTCCCTTTTTTACCTTCCATCACTGCAAACCTTGTATCTTTGCAACAACCAATTTTCTAGTCTAACTCCATGAATTTTCCAATGTTTCTTCTTTCCTACTCGACGCCCTTGATTTGAGTAGCAACTACTTGGAAGGGCCAGTACCCATCTTTGAACTCCGAGATCTTCAGCTCCTGTCACTTTCTTCAAACAATTTTAATGGCACCTTTCAGCTTAATTTTATTCAGCAATTAAGATATCTTATTGATCTTGAGCTTTCCTACTACAACTATTTGATTGAATATAATGCAACTAATTCGTCATTATCCTAGTTTCCCCAAATTAAGACATTGAAATTGGCTTCTAGCTAGTAGAAAACATTTCCTGATTTCTTGAGAAATCAAGCTAATTTATCCATTCTAGACCTTTTAGATAACCAGATACATAGAGAGATACCCAATTGGATTTGGGAACTTGGTCTTTTTAAGTTAAATCTCTCTCATATATGATATAACTAACATGAAGGACCTTTACTCAGTCTTCGCTCATTATATATCCTAGACCTTAGCTCCAACCAACTCCAGGGGCAACTCCGATCTCccctaccatttttttttggtatctagACTTGTCATGGAATAATTTTAGCTCTGTTATACGAGCTCTGGACTTGTCATGGACCAACTTTGCTCATCCTTTCTTATCTCTTTCAAGCAATAAATTCCTTGGGCAAATCCATGAATCAATATGCAATGCTACATCTCTTTCAAGTTCTAGACTAGTCTAATAATTTCATAAATGGCACCATTCCCCAATGCTTTATTGCAATGAGTGAAACACTAAAGGTTCTAGATCTAAGAAGAAACACCCTCACTGGCAAAATATCTAATATATTTCCAAGCAATTGCGGTTTACAAACTCTGaatctcaacaacaacaacaacaacaacaacaaaaaacaaaaaaacaaaaaaaactaggAGTGGTACCAAAGTCTCTTGCCAATTCCACAATTTTTGGAGTGGTACCAAAGTCTCTTACAAACAAATACAAGATGCCTTCCAATGTTAAGGACATATCTAGCTTGCGAGTCTTTGTCTTatgatcaaacaaatttaatggGTCAGTTGGTTGTGGAATGCCTAATACTACTAGGCCAATAATTCAAATTGTAGGCCTAGCTTCAAACAATTTTAGTGGTAAGCTATCAATAAAAGCCTTGGCTAACTCAAAGTCATTAATGGTTGATAATGAGGCCCAATCAAAGTACCTCCAATCTGATGTTGAACAAGGCAATGAGCTATATTATCAAGATGTAATAATAGTTACCATCAAAGGTCTGAAGATCAAGTTGGTGAAGATCCTGACTCTTTTCACTTCAATTGACCTTTTGTGCAACAACCTTGATTGGCCAATACCAAACGAAATAGAGGTACTCAAATCTTTGTATATTCTCAACCTATCTCACAATGCTTAGCAGTGAGAACCCTGTGCAACTTGAAAATACtattactttaaattttaattatcatCATCTCAGTAAAAATTTCTATTCCTTTTTGTTCTTCTAAAACTAAATAATTGATGGAATTAATTAGACCATGTCTATAGCATTCATTACAAAGACAtactttgtttttgaaatattttaagaagtatttttaaaaatatttttatggaaaaatgaaaaagcaaCTAACTGCTTTGACCATAtttaatatttctcataaaagtggtattacTAAAATGGATCATtaacaaatgctttaaaaatatcaattaactGAATCCAACTTTTATGAGTAATGctaaatatacaattttttttacaatggtAAATGTATTGAGTTATAATTAGAACTAGTAGCAGACCCACGCAATACGTGGAAAAATTTGACATCATATTCTTTtatgtaaaaaatgaaaatagtggTTAAGACTTTTAAATAATAGTCCCAAACCCATCTCACAATAATGTGATTAcactataatatataatatatattctaTAACTAAAGAAGTCAATATCTTGattttttgcatatatatatttttgccaAGGAAACATGTTgcgttttatttttaattattttatatgacaaaatattttgtaatacgTTATAATATAGTGAGATATGCCCTAAAATgaaacacattaaaaaaaaagaaaaaaaaaaaagagaatgtataatttttattaaaacatgAAAATGAATCTTGATGATTTCATATGAAAGCTaacattattttgcatttttggattttttaatgagcaatttatccaaactttgttttcacttttttcgcaTAAGAACTATTAAACAAAGTTATAACAATTTATATTTCGataatcactaaactcatatatGAGAATCaactattacaaaaaaaatttctccattgatttatatttttcctttacacacaatttaaactttttgaaaaactaagGAAGCTAAAtgtgtagtattttttttttcttttgagaagaaGCTAAATGTGTAGTTGATTTTAGTCAatcaataaaaaacataaaaggggTAGATAAAAGCAAACATATTcatgatataattgtttatacatgtccatatttgtttttttataccATGGAATCACCTCATTATGTTAAGCTACTGagaaatttatacatttaataCTCATGTTCTCTAAAAGATTCATGTGGTAGTTGTACAACTATATCTTGTTTGATCTCTCCTAGGTCTTTAACTTTAGCCCAATTCACAGCATATAAACCAATGATCATGAAAAAAGAATGTAGCAGGATGAAGCCAAACACAGTTTCTAAATTTTAACAAGTTAGCCAAGAAAATAGTAGGAAAAGATCttgaattataaattatcatGTGTCAACAAACAATGCAATTATCTATAATTATACTACAAGAGTAATGCATTGATGATTGTTGAATTGCTAAGGAAATCATCCAAGTagatgactatatatatatatggtcagGAAAACTTGCTAAAAAGTGTGACTTATGTGAAAgtaaaaaacattttagtaatacaaaaagtgaaataatgTAAGAGAATTTGATTAGTAATACCAGCATATAGACAACCTAACAACCATTTATCATTTAAGCTATGTTATTCAAATTGCTTTACTGACATAAAAAAACTATTGTTATTATCTTGACAATACTTATCAATCTTCATATATTAACTTTCTCCATTCTAATTAATCCAAGAActtccaaaacttgtaaaatgcCTATCATAAAGCATTAAAACAAATAGAATGTCAAGATTATAGAGAAAtctaaatgagagagagagagagagagaggtacctTTGATATGTAGtagatataaaaaaacaaacatgtatTGATAATTGAAATTTTTCCATCACAAATACTAAGCTTATTGGTTTTAAAAGAGAcaaaaagagaatatatatatatatatatatatatatatatatatatatatatatggagggGAAGGGGAAAAGGTATAAATGATACATAAGTGTTGTGGGAGGGGAAATGttagagaagaggaagagacCTAGTACATTTTGGtaattaaaaattgtatttgtaacTGCTAAGTTGCATATATgggtgtttgtgtgtgtgtgtgtgtgtgtataaactCATCGAATTAAATGTGGTAACATAATAGCAAGTCTGAATAGAGATtagatctttaaaaaaaaaaaaaattagtatgtATGACTTGCCGTAAAGTTATTTACATTGTAAAATTAATGAGAAAACCATACAAAGCTAAGTTGTAAtctcaaatacaaagaaaaagaggaacacCATATTCTCCATACCTATCAATCATAATATGTAGAagattttgtttcttcttccaAAGTATCCTAAGAAGTTAGAAGTTAGCATAGATTTAGAGGAGACTAAAGAAAATTAGCAAGAATTTATATAGTAAACATAAATAGAACAAATAACAAATCcattcagaaaataaaataaaaaaatgggagGGAAATGATCATGTACTAAATTAATAAAACGCATTCCAATTTTTTAGACTATTTTAATGGTTAAAATGCAATTATGTATAGGaaattttaaacatgaatataaaGAAATAGACTAACAATTCACaattggaaaaaagaagaaagaaacaatgtATTACGACATcgtaatatatatttatatatatatatatatatatatctatagcacaaaccataaaatttgtagctaaaaagcaaagaagttgagggggaagaaaagaaaaaactgaacTCAAAGGGAGTTTCCAAATCTATTTGTAATTTGGTGACTTATGGGGTGGAAAGAGagcaattcaaaatttatattaaaaaaaaaaaaaatcagtgaattttaaatacaaaaggAGGCAATTGAATGTTTTGATGGGGAGAGAAGCCATTTTAAAATGACTGCCATGTGTTAATTAATGACTCCCTTACCTTAATCAATTATTAACTTCTTTATTTGACTcttataaagagagagagagagaaaaaataataataaaataaaactctttattaGCTAAGAATTCAGTTTGGTGCTCAAGTGATCCGTCAGCATGAGAAGTATTTGGGTCTTCCATCTTTGGTGGGAAGGAATAAGAAGAATACTTCCAAGGAAGTGAAGGAAAAATTGGCTAAGAAATTGGCaggttggaaggaaaaactTTTGTCCAAAGCTGGTAAAGAAGTCCTGATTAAAGCTGTAACCCAAGCTATTCCTACGTACACTATGAGTTGCTTCAAAATTCCTGACTCTCTTTGTGATGAGATGACTAGCCTAATCaggaatttttggtgggggcagTGCAAGGAGGAAAGGAAAATGGCATGGATCAGTTGGGAGAAACTTTGTGCTCCTAAGGCCTGTGGGGGTATAGGTTTCAAGCAActaaaacaatttaatttggcTATGCTGGCTAAACAAGGCTGGAGGCTCCAGACTGGGACTAATTCTCTATTGTATAGGGTGTTTAAGTccaaatattttcctaattgtGAATTTGTTGATGCTAGTCTTGGTAGAAATCCTTCCTTCGCTTGGAGGAGTATAATGGCAGCCCAAGATATAGTACAAAAAGGTAGAAGATGGCAAGTTGGTAATGGACGTAGCATAATGATTTGGAAGGATAAATGGTTGCCCTCTCCCTCTACTTATGAAGTTGTCTCTCTGGTAAACAACATACTTGAGGATTCTAGAGTTGTAGAGCTGATTGATAAAGAGAAAGGTGCTTGGAAAACTGATCTGGTGTGTAATGTCTTCCTTCCTCATGAAGCGGATTTGATCTGTGGTTTTGCGTTGTGTACCAATTTGCCAGAAGGTAAGCAAGTATGGGCGTTGACAAACAATGGTCTCTTTAGCATCCGTAGTGCTTATAAACTTGCTATGGAGCTGAGATCAGATGTACAGGTGGAATTCGGGTCTGATGGAAGTCATTTGAGGAGGTTCTGGTGGTCTATTTGGAGCTACAATATCCCACACAAGATCCGTCACTTTGCTTGGAGAGCTTGCAGAGATGTGCTGCCCACCAAGGAGAAAGTACTCTTAGACAGCTGTTATGATGAGTGTAAATTGGTTGAAGAAACTTCGGGCCACCTTTTTTGGAGTTGCCAAAGAGCCCGGGAAATTTGGAGTTTGTCTTCTCTGTTTCAGGAGTCTCGGGTCCAGCTCTTTAGGTCGTTCATGGACATGTTATGGTATGTGGTTATGGTGGCCCAGTGGGAGCATAGCGACGTGGAGAAGCTTATCGTGGTGGCTTGAGCGCTCTGGTCAAATAGAAATGAGTACAGGAACGGAGGGGCGAAGAAATCATGTTAAGCATTGCTGCAAGGGGCGTTGGAGTACTTGGATGCTTACCAAGCATGTGTGGTGGAGTTGGGAAACCCGAAGCAACCTGCTAAACCTGCAAAATGGAAGCCTCCCTCTCCGGACCGATACAAATTGACGTGGACGGTGCTGTGTTCAAGGAGCAACATATGGCCGGTGTGGGGatctttgaaagttcaaaaacgtgtacaaacacctttgaatgtttagacccccaaataacaacttaaccaatttaagcaatatgtcaaacaactaatgtgcagaaacttaacatatgctataatatgaaattggttaaaaactatctaagccaaaacaaaattaatccacagcagataataaaaaggcaaagatagagaggaaggaagatgcaaacacaaagacaacatgcgatgtgttatcgaagaggaaaccgaagccctcgacgtaaaacctctccgtcgccctccaagcggtaaacaatccactagaaaatacagttgggatacatggacagcaatagaccctccaagcctaatctacccagtgcacctaagccctccaagcttcttgctccaacgaggttgcgccgaaccgttttcttttctagcttcccggattccgctactagaccgtagcatcaaccaatgaagattggttccttcctaattgcttcctagaaatccaaacaactgtctcacagtgatgatgatggtgagaaccaggtttggtataatgcctctcaaggatttgacaatggagaggaagagagttgaggaatttgaagagactctaaggtatagattgtgggtgaatcaatctggtttttctttagggtttctctctccaaaattctctctggaagctctctcacaatcgtgggtaaaaggggtatttatactggagtgggagaggaatgtgaaacgtcaggtttaacaaaacaggggtggctcgcggcttgactaagtcgcgagatccagtcgcgagataaccgtatggccagttgtcctgttttgtcctgtagtgctccagcttgcatgactattcaccttccagcatgcttggcacgtgtgctgcgtctggtggcttgcagtcgcgagtcacccgcgagtcccagccgcgagtctctgttttcttgcacactcttgagcaatctttactctatctcactcactacccttacatcaaacccacctaaatacagggttactaaaggctgaattacaagcaaatttggcacggaataaagccaattagatggttgaataaattcaaccttacaatctcccctttggctattccgtgacaaaaccctaaaacagactctagacttaacatgtgagttgggaacagttgaacaaaactcactcacacctaactctagaagctgtgaagcacttgaatcatatgaacataatactcctgaaacacaacaatacaccatgatcattgtaaagCAGAAAATcgtaaaatgcatatgaaacaggaaATATGTGATctagcaaagatggagttaagaaacaaaccatggcttgatcaaccaagtgaacaccacaaggtagtgatcacagtgctcattcacacttggaatgaacacaaggacatacaagttaacaagcacaaggcaagacacttgtatgttcaacactcaaccaatgcatagtacacaaggtatatgcatctaggaacaatcctacaagggcacaagagtgacagtatataaaccaaaatgcaagacatttagattaaagtactgatttcaacataacATAAAGGttgcaataagcaaggtacaaatcataaagcctacaaactatgcataaaacattaaccctaaaagcttacaaaagcacatgggtacaaacacaaaacatcctgaatagcagtttacaaaacacaatatatcaacttaaagtgaaaactt of Quercus lobata isolate SW786 chromosome 8, ValleyOak3.0 Primary Assembly, whole genome shotgun sequence contains these proteins:
- the LOC115958099 gene encoding thioredoxin-like protein 4B isoform X2 translates to MSSYLLTVLTKKQEVDTIIRDTIDKVPVLRFGRASDPVCLQLDNVLSKSAREVSKFASVALVDIDSNEIQVYVKYFDITFIPSTVFFFNAHHMKMDFGTADHTKWVGAFHKKQDFVDVVERGHERQADSELPSATRANTKVSIVIQGCIKEKG
- the LOC115958099 gene encoding thioredoxin-like protein 4B isoform X1 — its product is MSSYLLTVLTKKQEVDTIIRDTIDKVPVLRFGRASDPVCLQLDNVLSKSAREVSKFASVALVDIDSNEIQVYVKYFDITFIPSTVFFFNAHHMKMDFGTADHTKWVGAFHKKQDFVDVVERGHERQADSELPSATRANTKVSIVIQGCIKGELALHLAIRQS